The following are from one region of the bacterium genome:
- a CDS encoding T9SS type A sorting domain-containing protein, which yields MRTRSKFGVLVLASVLLASFAAAPLLAQQKTLTRQFDPIVFDAFNTPALLGLEIDSLTAYRYSVAGDQWLAIPFQIDKVDSNGSFFGNETGPIDFNDEVVFMPGDAGDRAPADKWLADAGARQHPRIELALDDPLASGQQAWVYLYRNVTNRPSVSGYLSYDRGPSAAAGTDTVFGRTYKVAHANNGLPNFTAIKRSSGVTGNLIDRLKVRVNGSATVPIIGRLPYTIDEQTNLQFGNLSFASGPVRGYRLLADTLVIIVFNVPFLKLPFSFEMQYFPYSSSIIFKNAKIDSADAETFGITYIRQSLDLNENGGGLTRQFFNAQNPGGITVDGVADGGVNTAVVDERVNWFLASHRPATGDPFGLMVLVTVPKIGATRNLYFKDNSAVDAADTGDKKSFGDFGVQVDGQKIQGQFSFDFSTFHLDNVGDAVATGEQFKSWQETPLAVTAAEQSFPSAVAENGETPTFFGLYDAYPNPFAPQRENIRLAFSTGANGKPAQLLIYNLMGQEVMRFTALEQLRGKAGRQEITWNGSDRFGRPLPAGVYFYRLQAGQQVAVKKLVLVR from the coding sequence ATGCGTACTCGCTCGAAGTTCGGAGTGTTGGTACTCGCTTCTGTGCTTCTCGCCAGTTTTGCTGCGGCGCCGTTGCTGGCGCAGCAAAAAACACTCACCCGCCAATTCGATCCCATCGTCTTCGACGCCTTCAACACCCCGGCGTTGCTGGGCCTGGAGATTGACTCTCTCACGGCCTACCGCTACAGTGTTGCCGGCGATCAATGGCTTGCGATTCCTTTTCAGATCGACAAAGTCGACAGCAACGGCAGCTTCTTCGGCAATGAAACCGGCCCCATCGATTTCAATGATGAGGTGGTGTTCATGCCGGGCGACGCCGGTGATCGTGCGCCTGCGGACAAGTGGCTCGCTGATGCCGGCGCGCGCCAGCATCCGCGCATCGAGCTGGCTCTGGATGATCCGCTCGCGTCCGGCCAACAAGCGTGGGTCTATTTGTACCGCAATGTCACCAACCGGCCCAGCGTGAGTGGATATTTGAGCTATGACCGCGGCCCCTCGGCCGCCGCCGGCACCGACACGGTGTTCGGCCGCACCTACAAAGTCGCCCATGCCAACAACGGCCTGCCGAATTTCACGGCCATCAAGCGCAGCAGCGGCGTCACCGGCAATCTGATCGACCGGTTGAAGGTGCGCGTCAACGGCTCGGCAACCGTGCCCATCATCGGCCGCCTGCCTTACACCATCGATGAACAGACCAACCTGCAGTTCGGTAATCTGAGCTTTGCCAGCGGCCCGGTGCGCGGCTATCGTTTGCTGGCCGACACGCTGGTGATCATCGTCTTCAACGTGCCGTTTCTCAAGCTGCCGTTCTCATTCGAGATGCAGTATTTTCCGTATTCCTCCAGCATCATCTTCAAGAATGCCAAGATCGACAGCGCGGATGCCGAGACCTTTGGCATCACCTACATCCGCCAGTCGCTCGATCTCAATGAAAATGGCGGCGGCCTGACGCGGCAATTCTTCAATGCGCAAAATCCCGGCGGCATCACCGTGGACGGCGTGGCGGATGGCGGTGTCAACACGGCGGTGGTGGATGAACGCGTGAACTGGTTTCTGGCCTCGCACCGGCCGGCGACCGGCGATCCCTTCGGCTTGATGGTGTTGGTCACCGTTCCCAAGATCGGCGCGACTCGCAATCTGTATTTCAAGGATAACAGCGCGGTTGATGCCGCCGACACCGGCGACAAGAAATCCTTCGGCGATTTCGGCGTGCAAGTCGACGGGCAAAAGATTCAAGGCCAGTTCAGCTTTGATTTCAGCACCTTCCATCTCGACAACGTGGGCGATGCCGTGGCGACCGGGGAGCAATTCAAAAGCTGGCAGGAGACCCCGCTGGCGGTGACGGCGGCAGAACAGAGCTTTCCGAGCGCGGTGGCGGAGAATGGCGAAACGCCGACGTTCTTCGGTTTGTATGATGCCTACCCCAATCCCTTTGCGCCGCAGCGCGAAAACATTCGGCTGGCTTTCAGCACCGGCGCCAATGGCAAACCCGCCCAGTTGTTGATCTACAATTTGATGGGCCAGGAAGTCATGCGCTTCACGGCGCTGGAACAACTGCGCGGCAAAGCCGGCCGTCAGGAGATCACCTGGAACGGCAGCGATCGCTTCGGGCGGCCGCTGCCTGCGGGCGTTTATTTCTATCGTCTGCAAGCCGGCCAGCAAGTGGCAGTGAAGAAGTTGGTGCTGGTGCGGTAG
- a CDS encoding TlpA family protein disulfide reductase: MKTSLVLLAVLGTIVFFNTSCQRNSLPQKSNWRGTAALADGRQLTFHLHLDLTAAPPSGYFIVGNEITPIPEIAAAGDSLYFNFSEYGAQMRARWQDDRLQGEYLRFRRDTTSFTFTATPITPAQPAPTAHPGVPPVGSYRVYFESDSASTATFWAKGDSIFGTIIEPSGDYGLLAGTQNEKRVQLHRFTGWQAMMIELEQAQGDWAGTLYVRAEKPSHFRLKPLRESSAATQRAPQTFMKNPAAPFHFSGVTLAGDSVTSTEARFQGKALLIDIMGSWCHNCMDAAPLLQQLHAEFHDAGLEVVSLAFEIKDDFAAAQKNLGLFQRRYGLTFPILFCGSTAEANVQARLKSHIAGFRGYPTTIFVGRDGLVHAIHSGFHGPGTGERFQQQIQEYYETVKELLQGEGSRQGLSSR, encoded by the coding sequence ATGAAAACCAGTCTCGTCCTGCTCGCCGTGCTGGGCACCATCGTTTTTTTCAACACCTCCTGCCAGCGCAACAGCCTTCCACAAAAATCAAACTGGCGCGGAACCGCCGCGCTCGCCGACGGTCGCCAACTGACATTTCACCTGCACCTCGATCTCACCGCGGCGCCGCCTTCCGGCTACTTCATTGTCGGAAACGAAATCACGCCCATTCCGGAAATCGCGGCGGCCGGCGATTCGCTGTATTTCAACTTTTCAGAATACGGCGCGCAAATGCGGGCCCGGTGGCAGGATGACCGGCTGCAGGGTGAATATTTGCGCTTTCGCCGCGACACCACTTCCTTCACCTTCACCGCGACGCCGATAACGCCGGCGCAGCCCGCCCCGACGGCCCACCCCGGCGTGCCGCCCGTCGGCTCATACCGCGTCTATTTCGAGAGCGACAGTGCCAGCACCGCTACGTTTTGGGCAAAGGGTGATTCGATCTTCGGCACGATTATCGAACCCAGCGGCGACTACGGCCTGCTGGCGGGCACCCAGAACGAGAAGCGTGTGCAGCTCCATCGCTTCACCGGCTGGCAGGCGATGATGATCGAGCTGGAACAAGCCCAGGGCGATTGGGCCGGCACGCTTTACGTGCGCGCGGAAAAGCCCTCCCATTTCAGACTGAAACCGCTGCGCGAATCATCGGCTGCAACTCAGCGCGCGCCGCAGACTTTCATGAAAAACCCGGCAGCGCCTTTCCACTTCAGCGGCGTGACGCTGGCAGGCGATTCGGTCACCAGCACGGAGGCGCGTTTTCAGGGCAAGGCGTTGCTGATCGACATCATGGGAAGCTGGTGCCACAATTGCATGGATGCCGCGCCGTTGCTGCAGCAACTCCATGCCGAATTTCACGACGCCGGGCTGGAGGTGGTGTCGCTGGCCTTCGAAATCAAAGATGATTTTGCGGCGGCGCAGAAGAATCTCGGCCTGTTTCAACGGCGCTACGGCCTCACCTTCCCAATTCTGTTTTGCGGCAGCACCGCCGAGGCCAACGTGCAGGCGCGCCTCAAAAGCCATATCGCAGGATTCCGCGGCTACCCCACTACGATCTTCGTCGGCCGCGACGGCCTGGTGCATGCGATCCACTCCGGTTTCCACGGCCCGGGCACCGGCGAGAGGTTTCAACAGCAGATTCAAGAGTATTATGAGACGGTGAAGGAGTTGTTGCAGGGTGAGGGAAGCAGGCAGGGGCTTTCGAGCAGGTGA
- a CDS encoding tetratricopeptide repeat protein, whose translation MLELSLRFESDEKDQDSPIGVSLFRPDTGTSTQLAEFEPPLDDAVLADLRWYLETFSVWPTGPDYIRATNIEAKLEDWGRSLLESATREREAAQLWQQFLDSDGESKLVTIDATDPRVLRLPWELLADEGGHLFPRGLSVRRRLRKTTATPTKPFSLPVRVLMVISRPEEAGFIDPRADALALLEALDGLGNAAEVEFLYPPTLAALTKRLRDKNAPAIHVVHFDGHGVYDARLGLGHLLFENDTHHEDRVDANRLGTLLSDCKVPLMVLSACQSAMQKETNPYASVAARLIRSGVGSVLAMNYSVLVAATKKFVAAFYAGLASAKTIGQAVEEGRVALHADEDRHTFTRRNEEGELVEETVRLRDWFLPALYQQASDPVVFAPQSQPAAIAAPKTMPPALTNPNLPGGLPAASKYGFHGRSRELLQLERAFAKHAIVVLHGFGGMGKTTLAAEAGRWLYRTRRFPGGAAFVSFEHGGSLQQLCSWVGQAVSGDPDFVIGDGDPVARIARLLQEKPALVILDNFESVLGRSPLMPAEELKAVLDAVCLWATSNVTPAKAGVSPHGSRLLITTRDTNFNDSRFSPSQACRHVALQGLAPHDALELAAVVLETNGIDRAKVSRQDLQDLMERLGGHPLSLNLVLPHLQKHTAAELSARFEALLPGFKEGAAKERNESLEVSLQFSLQRLGEATRAALPDLAVFQGGAMENSIIPITQMNEELWQKARKELEQAALLIVENLPNLRDPYLRFHPTLLPYLETQLPETRRVELEERYWRVYRSAAEALYELDTKYPREARAIAVRELPNLLHAIRLAMTARELDTVVDFAYRIAKFLDGFGRWRERDFMMKTIEQLANEQMKGVATDEGKLSRTEYLMMLNQGDALLQQGFAANAEQAFHKLLKWLESSITTSETAYYRATTYAKLGRCLGIQGRAIDAIEWHIKAIRWFEPLSKTDKNACKMLGTICADLAADLTDLGRFEEAQQVFNSGLEISKKIEDHAQVAVTIGQMGTLALQQNHLAEAKGLYTEALERFQKLTDLENESAMWHQLGRVAEEAGDWDEAERYYREAVRLKEQIGGDLLSLALTYNNLGRVANAARRIKDAERWYLRTIELSEKIKNPKLLAGTFINLADLYLSQDLLNEAEQYTKRAIAIMETIDLSIEPWRINNLLARIAQAKGNARETTQ comes from the coding sequence ATGCTCGAACTCTCCCTCCGCTTCGAATCCGACGAAAAAGACCAAGACTCCCCCATCGGCGTCTCTCTGTTTCGTCCCGACACCGGCACTTCAACCCAACTCGCTGAATTCGAGCCCCCGCTCGATGACGCCGTGCTCGCAGACTTGCGATGGTATTTGGAAACCTTCTCCGTTTGGCCCACCGGCCCGGATTATATTCGCGCCACGAACATCGAAGCCAAGCTCGAAGACTGGGGACGCAGCTTGTTGGAAAGCGCCACCCGCGAGCGCGAGGCCGCGCAGCTCTGGCAGCAATTTCTCGATAGCGACGGCGAAAGCAAACTCGTCACCATCGACGCCACCGATCCGCGCGTGTTGCGTCTGCCGTGGGAATTGCTCGCCGATGAAGGCGGCCATCTCTTTCCGCGCGGCTTGAGCGTGCGCCGGCGCTTGCGCAAAACCACCGCGACGCCCACCAAGCCCTTCAGCCTGCCGGTGCGCGTGTTGATGGTCATCTCCCGTCCCGAAGAAGCCGGCTTCATCGACCCGCGCGCCGACGCCCTCGCTCTGCTCGAGGCTTTGGACGGCCTCGGCAACGCCGCCGAAGTCGAATTTCTTTATCCGCCCACGCTCGCGGCTTTGACCAAGCGCCTGCGCGATAAAAACGCCCCGGCCATTCACGTGGTGCATTTTGACGGCCACGGCGTGTACGACGCCCGCCTCGGACTCGGCCATCTGCTCTTTGAAAATGACACGCACCATGAAGATCGCGTCGATGCCAATCGTCTCGGCACCCTGCTTTCCGATTGCAAAGTGCCGCTCATGGTGCTGAGCGCCTGCCAAAGCGCCATGCAAAAGGAAACCAACCCCTACGCCAGCGTGGCAGCGCGGCTCATTCGCTCCGGCGTCGGCAGCGTGCTGGCGATGAACTACTCGGTGTTGGTCGCCGCCACCAAAAAATTTGTCGCCGCTTTTTACGCGGGCCTCGCCAGCGCCAAAACCATCGGCCAGGCCGTGGAAGAAGGCCGCGTCGCCCTGCATGCCGACGAAGACCGCCACACCTTCACCCGGCGCAATGAAGAAGGCGAGCTGGTGGAAGAAACCGTGCGCCTGCGCGATTGGTTTCTGCCCGCGCTTTATCAGCAAGCCAGCGATCCGGTGGTTTTCGCGCCGCAGTCTCAACCTGCTGCGATAGCCGCGCCCAAAACCATGCCGCCAGCATTGACCAATCCCAATCTCCCCGGCGGTTTGCCGGCTGCCTCGAAATATGGCTTTCATGGCCGCAGCCGCGAGCTGCTGCAGCTCGAGCGCGCCTTTGCCAAACATGCCATCGTGGTGCTGCACGGCTTTGGCGGCATGGGCAAAACCACTTTGGCCGCTGAGGCCGGACGCTGGCTCTATCGCACGCGTCGCTTCCCCGGTGGCGCCGCGTTTGTGAGCTTTGAGCACGGCGGCTCATTGCAGCAACTGTGCTCGTGGGTGGGACAAGCCGTGAGCGGCGATCCCGATTTTGTGATCGGCGACGGCGACCCGGTGGCCCGCATTGCCCGCCTGTTGCAGGAAAAACCGGCGCTGGTGATTCTCGATAACTTTGAATCCGTGCTCGGCCGCAGCCCGCTGATGCCCGCTGAAGAATTGAAAGCCGTGCTCGATGCCGTGTGTTTGTGGGCAACCAGTAACGTCACTCCCGCGAAAGCGGGAGTCTCTCCGCACGGCTCGCGACTTTTGATCACCACCCGCGATACTAATTTCAATGACAGCCGCTTCAGCCCCTCGCAAGCGTGCCGGCATGTTGCTCTGCAAGGATTGGCGCCCCACGACGCGCTGGAATTAGCTGCCGTGGTCTTGGAAACCAACGGCATTGACCGCGCGAAAGTGAGCCGGCAAGATTTGCAGGATTTGATGGAGCGCTTGGGCGGCCACCCGCTGTCGCTGAATTTGGTGCTGCCGCATTTGCAGAAACACACCGCCGCCGAGCTTTCCGCCCGCTTTGAAGCGCTGCTGCCCGGCTTCAAAGAAGGCGCGGCCAAAGAGCGCAATGAGAGCTTGGAAGTCTCCTTGCAATTTTCTCTGCAACGTTTGGGAGAAGCGACCCGCGCCGCTTTGCCCGACTTGGCGGTTTTTCAAGGCGGGGCGATGGAAAATAGTATTATCCCTATTACACAGATGAACGAAGAACTGTGGCAAAAGGCACGAAAAGAGTTGGAACAAGCAGCATTGTTAATAGTAGAGAACCTGCCTAACTTGAGAGATCCATACTTACGTTTTCACCCCACGTTGCTACCCTATTTGGAGACCCAACTTCCTGAAACGCGTCGGGTAGAATTAGAGGAGCGTTATTGGCGCGTTTATCGAAGCGCTGCTGAGGCATTGTACGAACTCGACACCAAATATCCGCGCGAAGCCCGTGCCATCGCTGTACGTGAACTACCAAACCTGCTGCACGCCATTCGGCTAGCTATGACCGCCAGAGAACTTGACACAGTGGTGGATTTTGCTTATAGGATTGCAAAATTTCTAGATGGTTTTGGCCGGTGGCGTGAGCGCGACTTCATGATGAAGACGATCGAACAATTGGCTAATGAACAAATGAAGGGAGTAGCCACTGATGAAGGAAAGCTGAGCCGAACGGAATATTTAATGATGCTAAACCAAGGCGATGCATTATTACAACAAGGCTTTGCAGCTAATGCAGAACAAGCTTTTCATAAGCTATTAAAATGGTTGGAAAGTAGTATAACCACTAGTGAAACGGCCTATTATAGAGCTACTACATATGCTAAACTGGGTCGTTGTTTGGGCATACAAGGTCGTGCTATTGATGCAATAGAATGGCATATCAAAGCGATACGATGGTTCGAACCCCTAAGTAAGACTGATAAAAACGCGTGCAAAATGCTGGGTACAATATGTGCAGACTTGGCTGCAGATCTAACTGACCTAGGGCGATTTGAAGAGGCACAACAAGTATTTAATAGCGGACTTGAAATTTCTAAAAAGATTGAGGACCATGCTCAAGTAGCTGTTACAATAGGTCAAATGGGTACTTTAGCTTTGCAGCAAAACCATTTGGCTGAGGCAAAAGGGTTATATACCGAAGCACTGGAACGATTTCAGAAGCTGACTGATTTGGAAAATGAATCTGCTATGTGGCACCAACTTGGCAGGGTTGCAGAAGAAGCTGGAGATTGGGATGAAGCAGAACGCTATTACCGAGAGGCCGTACGTCTAAAAGAGCAAATTGGCGGCGATTTACTCTCTTTAGCGTTAACCTATAATAATCTTGGTAGAGTAGCAAATGCTGCTAGGCGTATAAAAGATGCTGAACGCTGGTATTTACGGACGATCGAGTTAAGTGAAAAAATAAAAAACCCTAAGTTGCTGGCAGGCACATTCATTAATCTTGCTGATCTCTATCTTTCCCAAGACCTACTCAACGAAGCAGAGCAGTATACCAAACGCGCGATAGCCATCATGGAGACAATTGATCTATCCATTGAACCTTGGAGAATCAACAATTTACTCGCGAGAATCGCCCAGGCCAAAGGTAATGCCCGAGAAACAACACAGTGA
- a CDS encoding deoxynucleoside kinase, with product MQKLDAKRNAFVAIAGNIGVGKTTLTRILAEHFGWTVFFEKEVHNPYLADFYKDMSRWAFHSQLFFLKERLKDHLRIQISKTICVQDRTIYEDAEIFAQNLFDRGLMQERDFACYLDLYQSISQALQPPAVIVYLRASIWTLISRIRHRGRDYEQNIDKEYLAQLNIAYERWIKRAAAHHRIFVIETDEHDILKDKEWAEGVLAEIHQIAAT from the coding sequence ATGCAAAAACTCGATGCCAAACGCAATGCCTTTGTTGCCATCGCCGGCAACATCGGCGTGGGCAAAACCACATTGACCCGGATTCTCGCGGAGCACTTCGGCTGGACGGTTTTCTTCGAGAAGGAAGTGCACAACCCCTATCTCGCCGATTTTTACAAGGACATGAGCCGCTGGGCGTTTCATTCCCAGCTCTTCTTTTTGAAGGAGCGCTTGAAGGATCATTTGCGCATCCAGATCAGCAAGACAATTTGCGTGCAGGACCGCACGATCTACGAAGACGCCGAGATCTTTGCACAAAATCTCTTTGACCGCGGCTTGATGCAGGAACGCGATTTTGCCTGCTATCTGGATTTGTATCAATCCATTTCACAGGCGCTGCAGCCGCCCGCGGTCATCGTTTATCTGCGCGCCTCGATCTGGACGCTGATCAGCCGGATTCGCCATCGCGGCCGCGATTACGAGCAAAACATCGACAAGGAATACCTGGCGCAGTTGAACATTGCCTACGAGCGCTGGATCAAGCGCGCCGCCGCGCATCATCGCATCTTCGTGATCGAAACCGACGAGCATGATATCTTGAAGGACAAGGAGTGGGCGGAGGGCGTCTTGGCGGAGATTCATCAAATCGCGGCAACTTGA
- a CDS encoding sigma-70 family RNA polymerase sigma factor, producing the protein MTETEERLIRRAQQGQVAAFEQLVALHDRQVLKLAYNMLGHQQDAEDVYQEIFLLVFRKISSFRFESEFSTWLYRLVVNTCINYRKKRSRNRLFPLATAPMDQEEAAAGPETVDREIDPERAALNRELGEQITSAIADLSEQQRAVFVLRHFHGHKLQDIAAILECAEGTVKNYLFRATQHLQRRLRPYYEDSR; encoded by the coding sequence ATGACCGAAACCGAAGAAAGACTCATCCGGCGCGCCCAGCAGGGCCAGGTCGCAGCCTTCGAGCAACTGGTGGCGTTGCACGACCGCCAGGTGTTGAAGCTGGCCTACAACATGCTGGGCCACCAGCAGGATGCGGAGGACGTGTATCAGGAGATCTTCCTGCTCGTCTTTCGCAAGATTTCCTCTTTTCGGTTCGAAAGCGAGTTTTCCACCTGGCTGTACCGCCTGGTGGTGAACACCTGCATCAATTATCGAAAGAAACGCAGCCGGAATCGTTTGTTCCCGCTGGCAACCGCGCCGATGGATCAGGAAGAAGCGGCGGCCGGCCCGGAGACTGTGGATCGGGAAATCGATCCGGAACGCGCCGCGCTCAACCGCGAGCTGGGCGAACAAATCACCAGCGCGATTGCGGACCTTTCAGAGCAACAACGCGCCGTGTTCGTCCTGCGCCACTTTCACGGCCACAAGCTGCAGGACATTGCGGCCATTCTCGAGTGCGCGGAAGGCACGGTGAAGAATTATCTCTTTCGCGCGACGCAACATTTGCAGCGCCGCCTGCGGCCATACTATGAGGATTCGCGATGA
- a CDS encoding HEAT repeat domain-containing protein, with protein MSLPEHLHQLLLLYDSNELTPLQRQQVEELLQTDPEAQQELAALRALQRRLQATKPYEPEAATLQRLRRQLHRRLEAAPARARWRPRLVEFLLGSDRPLWRLGFAAAMLVLGLGLGRQFFTRTTVVTLPPAAGAAFTTEPVITGNSAIVPQLANVHRIHLDPATGEIEIAFSTVNNVILRGTMADPAIRQVLAHTMRAQEQAGLRLKAVRAIDEAAAQPAAAAQDEELTQALLQVLVHDANDGVRLKAIDALKNFAPTPEIKSALIQALLRDANPAVRIAALSALSRTPVEAPEASALEAAAAIDSNAFIRMEAKRLLQSLQAERL; from the coding sequence ATGAGCTTGCCCGAACACCTGCACCAGCTTTTGCTGCTGTATGACAGCAACGAATTGACGCCGCTGCAACGCCAGCAAGTAGAGGAGCTGCTGCAAACCGATCCCGAGGCGCAGCAAGAACTGGCGGCGCTGCGCGCCCTGCAGCGCCGGTTGCAGGCAACGAAACCGTATGAGCCGGAGGCTGCCACGCTGCAGCGCTTGCGCCGGCAATTACACCGTCGGCTGGAAGCAGCACCGGCCCGGGCCCGCTGGCGGCCACGCCTGGTGGAATTTCTGCTCGGCAGTGACCGGCCGCTGTGGCGCCTGGGTTTCGCAGCGGCGATGCTGGTGCTCGGCCTGGGGCTGGGCCGGCAGTTCTTTACGCGCACCACCGTGGTGACGCTGCCGCCGGCCGCCGGCGCCGCTTTCACCACCGAGCCGGTGATCACCGGCAACTCGGCGATCGTGCCGCAACTGGCAAATGTGCATCGCATCCATCTCGATCCCGCCACCGGCGAGATTGAAATCGCATTCAGCACGGTGAACAATGTCATCTTGCGCGGCACGATGGCAGATCCGGCGATTCGCCAGGTGCTGGCGCACACCATGCGCGCGCAGGAGCAGGCGGGATTGCGGCTGAAGGCGGTGCGTGCCATCGACGAAGCTGCCGCCCAGCCGGCCGCGGCCGCGCAGGATGAGGAGCTTACCCAGGCCCTGTTGCAGGTGCTGGTGCATGATGCCAACGACGGCGTACGGCTGAAAGCCATTGACGCACTCAAGAATTTTGCACCGACGCCGGAGATCAAGTCCGCGTTGATCCAAGCCTTGCTGCGCGACGCCAATCCCGCGGTGCGGATTGCGGCCTTGTCGGCGCTGAGCCGGACGCCGGTCGAAGCGCCGGAAGCCTCGGCGCTCGAGGCTGCCGCGGCCATCGACTCGAATGCCTTCATTCGCATGGAAGCAAAACGATTGCTGCAAAGCTTGCAGGCAGAACGATTGTAA
- a CDS encoding DUF4097 domain-containing protein, with protein MSSRTLHFIGRFSGLAVMILLAVMVEYSPAQEIRQEGRRYVAEIKKEFKAGPQGTLEIRDVTGDVTVSTVAQNTVTIFETVSMEVFTMEEARQVLKVCQDSYSQSGEFIRVDGRERPRRSSESQFRVTVPSRFNVDISTSGGDLTIRQLMGNATLRTSGGDIELAETGGEVNATTSGGDVVVRDAGGRVAVKTSGGDLRLERINGILDGRTSGGSISLRVASQTVDLRTSGGDIDIFEVNGNVTASTSGGDVNVENTAGSVEVSTSGGDIVLRNIKGEIKAATSGGDVRATTLLSAARLRTSGGDIEVRDLKASLEAATSGGEVGVEMTLADFSKPHDLTLSSSGGSIELTIPEKLPARIQAEIQLDESWRFGDRYDIESDFPLRIERNEAGERGGRFVRGAGEINGGGDAITLKTSAGNIIIRKGRTP; from the coding sequence ATGTCAAGCAGAACATTGCACTTCATTGGAAGGTTCAGCGGTTTGGCGGTGATGATTCTTCTGGCGGTGATGGTCGAGTATTCGCCGGCGCAGGAAATTCGTCAGGAGGGCCGGCGCTATGTCGCCGAAATCAAAAAGGAATTCAAAGCCGGGCCGCAGGGCACGCTCGAAATCCGCGACGTCACCGGCGATGTTACCGTCAGCACGGTGGCGCAAAACACGGTGACGATTTTCGAAACCGTGAGCATGGAAGTCTTCACAATGGAAGAAGCTAGACAGGTTCTAAAAGTCTGCCAGGATTCCTATTCGCAAAGCGGTGAGTTCATTCGGGTCGATGGCCGGGAGCGGCCGCGGCGTTCGAGTGAATCCCAGTTTCGCGTCACCGTACCCAGCCGTTTCAACGTGGACATCAGCACGAGCGGTGGTGATTTGACCATTCGGCAACTCATGGGCAATGCCACGCTACGCACCTCCGGTGGAGACATCGAGCTGGCGGAGACCGGCGGCGAGGTGAACGCCACCACCTCCGGCGGCGATGTGGTGGTGCGTGACGCCGGCGGCCGCGTCGCGGTGAAAACCTCCGGCGGCGACTTGCGACTGGAGCGCATCAACGGCATCCTGGACGGCCGCACCTCCGGCGGCAGCATTTCCCTGCGCGTCGCCAGCCAGACGGTCGATCTGCGCACCAGCGGCGGCGACATCGACATCTTCGAAGTGAATGGCAACGTCACCGCCAGCACCTCGGGTGGTGATGTCAACGTCGAAAACACCGCCGGCAGCGTCGAGGTCAGCACCTCCGGCGGCGACATCGTGTTGCGCAACATCAAAGGTGAAATCAAGGCCGCCACTTCGGGTGGTGACGTGCGCGCCACGACCCTGCTCAGTGCGGCGCGGCTGCGCACTTCCGGAGGCGACATCGAAGTGCGCGATCTGAAAGCGAGTCTGGAGGCCGCAACCTCCGGCGGCGAAGTCGGAGTGGAAATGACGCTGGCGGATTTCAGCAAGCCGCATGACCTCACGCTCAGCAGCAGCGGCGGCAGCATCGAACTGACCATTCCGGAAAAGCTGCCGGCGCGCATCCAGGCGGAGATTCAACTCGACGAAAGCTGGCGCTTCGGCGACCGCTATGACATCGAATCCGACTTTCCGCTGCGCATCGAGCGCAATGAAGCCGGTGAGCGCGGCGGCCGCTTCGTGCGCGGCGCGGGCGAGATCAACGGCGGCGGCGATGCGATCACGCTGAAAACCAGCGCCGGCAACATCATCATCCGCAAAGGCCGCACGCCTTGA